The Desulfatiglans sp. genomic interval TCAGGGCCATTTGTCGATGAAACAAATTACCCATGGGACAACATACGTAAAATGCCTGTCTTCATGACAGAAGGAACAGGGGCAACCCCCTCCCTGGCCGCAAGCAGGGCAATGTCGACATGGATGAAAGAGAAGGGTTTCAATTTGGTGTATAAAGAGGTAGATGCCGACCATGGAGGAATGATTCCTCTTGTATTGCCAGGTATATTCACATATTTTAAAGAGCAAATAAGTACCAATGCAAAATAAGAAGCAGCGGTGAAAACATTTCCTGTTAAAACTGGAGGTTTTTATGAGTAAAATATCTTATACACTTGTGATTATTGTTATCTCCATGAGTCTCTTCATACCAATTTCCTTTGCATCAGACACAGAAAAAAAGGTAGAGGGCACTGAAATTAAAATGCTCCAGGCGGAATACGTTTTTGATGCCAATGTAACTATTGGTGGTTTGCTTAATTTCGGTAAGAGCAAGTATGGCGAGCGCAGGATAATACCGATTACCGGAGGCAAGTTTAAAGGACCGGATATTGAGGGCGAAGTACTGCCCGGCGGCGCTGACTGGCAGTTGACACGTCCGGATGGTGATGTAGAGTTATACGCAAAATCACTCTTGTCCAAAAACGGT includes:
- a CDS encoding DUF3237 family protein; the protein is MSLFIPISFASDTEKKVEGTEIKMLQAEYVFDANVTIGGLLNFGKSKYGERRIIPITGGKFKGPDIEGEVLPGGADWQLTRPDGDVELYAKSLLSKNGF